Within Desulfobacter sp., the genomic segment GTCTTCCTATCCCATATTTAAATCCCACAGAAAAAAGAATTTACTTCACCCGGGAAATCAGATACCCTCCCGCGATATGTAAATTAATTCTCAATTTAAGGAGAAATCATGAAACGCGTTCTTTTGACCCTCGCCGCTGTTCTCTTGCTTGTCTCGCCTGCACTTTGCAAAATGACCACCCAGACTCCGAACGTCAGCAGCCTTAAAATCCAATACGACGCCGGTGCCAAGCTTTTCCGCATGGATGGCGCCCCCTTCACAGGCACGTCCGTAATTAAGGATTCCGCCGGAAATACGGTAAAGGAAATCTCCATAGTCAACGGTAAGCGAAACGGGTATGAAATCTGGTACAAGGAAGGGAAGCCCATTCAGGAAACCTGCTACAAGGACGACATCAAGGAGGGAAAAAGCTTTGTCTACTCCCTCAATGACTTTACCCTGTACCAGGAAATCATTTACAAAAACGGCAAAAAGCACGGACTGTACAAGGAGTTCAACCCCGCCGGCAAGGTCGTGACGGAATGTCAGTACAAGGACGGGAAGCGCGACGGTGCCTACCAAACCTACCACGACAGCGGAAAGTCCCGTATCCAGGGGCACTACACCACCGGCAAAAAAAGCGGCAAGTGGACTTATTATAAAAAGGACGGATCCGTCCAGCGGGAAAAGCAGTACTGATCCCATTTAAGGCCCGAAACCGGAATCAAACCTTCAAAATTAAGCGCCGAATTTTAAGCCTTATTCAAGGCGCGCCCTTGGGTACATAGCGAAAAATATCTGCCCAGGGGCGCACCCAACTTTGTCGCCTGCGGGCCCCGCCATAAACCTTTCGCCTTCCCTTTGAAATCGGATATAACTGCAGGCAACGGACACGCCTCAACGCCCATTGACAATTCTGAACCTTCTCTTCCAACCGGTTGGATAAGTGGGCGTTGCTGGATCTCAATTCGTGCAATATTGCCTGGATTTTTTTCATATCTTGAGAGGTGTGACTATAGGGAAAAAAGACCACTTGTTTCAATTCAATACTGCTTTTGAAGAGGTTATTCCCGACGTTTCAAGGGACCGGAGGGGAACCGGAAAATTTTTGTTTTAATGTAGATGTAGTGGCGGAGCATTTCACTTGCAAAACTATTTGATGAAATTGACACTAATGGCCATTAGTGTTAATTTTTTTTTAAATATAAAAGGATTGAACCATGCAGAATGCAATAGAAATAAAGCACCTCACCAGAGAAGAAAAACTCAGGATGGTGGATGCTTTGTGGGCGGATTTATTATCAGAGGAAGAGCTGCTCGAATCGCCGACCTGGCATAAAAAGGCCCTTCAGGAAACAGAAAAGCGTCTTGCAGAAGGTAAAGAGAGAATTGTAGATTGGCATACTGCCAAAAAAGAACTACGGAAACACTTTGAATGAAAATTGAGATTCTCTCTTCAGCCATGTCAGGCCTTGCAGAAGGTCGACAATTCTATGAGGAACAAAGCGACGGGCTGGGAGAATACTTTTTTGATTCTTTGTTCTCAGATATCGATTCTCTAACGCTCTACGCCGGTATTCATCCAATATTCTATGGTTGCCACCGGATGCTTTCAAAAAGATTTCCATACGCTACAAACTGAAAGAAAAATCCGTCGCCACTGTATGGCGGGTGCTCGATTTAAGAAGAGATCCACAGAGAATCAAAGGGGCTTTAGAAAATTTGTAGTGTATCGTGTGGGGCCCCACGTGAATGTATTACGAAGCCCAGCCTAAAAAATTCAAAAGGGTGTATGACAACCTGGGTTAGGCAATATTTTTACCTGGAATTACCTTCAAATTGATGAAATGTGTGGGGAATAGTGTGGGGAACCCAAGTCCCCAGAAACTAAAAAGGCCCCCAGCAAAACGCTGAGAGCCTTGATACTCTAAGTGGTGATCCCACGGGGAATCGAACCCCGGTTTCCGGCGTGAGAGGCCAGCGTCCTAACCGCTAGACGATGGGACCACATCAATTGAACGCTAACTTTTATAATGAAACCGTATAAAAGTCAATTGGAATTACGGGGTAAATGTTTTCTTTTTTCCTTTTTTGGCACCCAGGGCAAAATAGAGGAGCCATCCGATGACCG encodes:
- a CDS encoding addiction module protein yields the protein MQNAIEIKHLTREEKLRMVDALWADLLSEEELLESPTWHKKALQETEKRLAEGKERIVDWHTAKKELRKHFE